From Xylocopilactobacillus apis, a single genomic window includes:
- a CDS encoding NAD kinase translates to MKVAIFSNNRPKTIMVVNKLKRLLMNKGITIVENEVPEIVISVGGDGTILSAFHHYLKFINEVRFIGVHTGHLGFYTDYREFELEELVDSLLRDQEEVVSYPLLKIDAYRDSEKDPFETYYALNESTVRRVVSTFTCNILVKDNFFEKFRGDGLCISTPTGSTAYNKSLNGAVIHPTVRALQVAEIASLNNSIFRTLGSPMVLSPQEWVEVELLDPNDIYLSVDNLTMHNTGVTRLRYQIADESIRFVKYRHMHFWDRVGNSFIYLKKNYEK, encoded by the coding sequence TTGAAAGTAGCAATTTTTTCTAATAATCGACCGAAAACGATTATGGTTGTTAATAAGCTTAAACGATTATTGATGAATAAAGGGATCACCATTGTTGAAAACGAAGTGCCAGAGATTGTTATTTCCGTTGGAGGAGATGGAACGATCCTTTCAGCTTTTCATCATTACTTGAAGTTTATTAACGAGGTTCGCTTTATCGGAGTTCATACTGGACATTTGGGTTTCTATACAGATTATCGAGAATTTGAACTAGAAGAGTTGGTTGATTCTTTATTAAGGGATCAGGAAGAAGTTGTTAGTTATCCATTATTAAAAATTGATGCATATCGTGACAGCGAAAAAGATCCTTTTGAGACATATTATGCTTTAAATGAATCGACTGTTAGACGGGTAGTTTCAACATTTACCTGTAACATTTTAGTTAAAGACAATTTTTTTGAAAAGTTTAGAGGAGATGGACTTTGTATTTCAACGCCTACCGGATCCACTGCTTATAATAAATCATTAAATGGAGCAGTCATTCATCCAACAGTTCGAGCTCTGCAGGTGGCAGAAATTGCATCATTAAATAATAGTATTTTTCGAACGCTCGGATCTCCGATGGTGCTCTCCCCTCAAGAGTGGGTTGAAGTTGAACTTCTTGATCCTAATGATATCTATTTATCGGTTGATAATTTAACAATGCACAATACAGGAGTTACTAGACTAAGATACCAAATTGCTGATGAAAGCATTCGTTTTGTTAAGTATCGCCATATGCATTTTTGGGATCGGGTTGGCAATTCTTTTATCTATCTGAAAAAAAATTATGAAAAGTAA
- a CDS encoding ABC transporter permease has translation MNVIVSAIGQGLLWALLGLGLYLTFRILNFADMTVEGTFPLGAAVAVTAITHGVNPILATLLSFVVGVIAGLVTGLLYTKGKIPSLLAGILVMTAAYSINLRIMGKSNISLLGQKTLFNGKFLASLPQYFDSVFVGMIVIFIFTILMIFVLNTDWGQAFIATGDNRQMAKSLGVKTDRMVIMGLMISNGIVGVCGALIAQSNGYADINMGIGTIVIALASIIIGEVLFGELTLPQRLVAVTLGSIIYRLLLLVVLQLGFKADDLNLISSIVLALCMLLPQLEKHLRVKSTIMKGVRHDD, from the coding sequence ATGAATGTAATTGTTTCGGCGATTGGTCAAGGACTCTTATGGGCGTTATTAGGACTAGGACTATATTTAACATTTAGAATTTTAAATTTTGCTGATATGACTGTTGAAGGCACTTTTCCCTTAGGGGCAGCTGTCGCAGTAACTGCAATAACACACGGTGTAAATCCAATTTTGGCAACACTTTTATCTTTTGTAGTGGGAGTGATAGCAGGGTTAGTTACAGGTCTGTTATATACGAAAGGGAAAATTCCAAGTCTTTTGGCAGGGATTTTGGTAATGACGGCCGCTTATTCAATAAATCTAAGAATAATGGGAAAATCAAATATCTCGCTTTTAGGACAAAAAACACTTTTTAATGGAAAATTTTTAGCAAGTTTACCCCAATATTTTGACAGTGTTTTTGTTGGAATGATCGTAATTTTTATCTTCACTATTCTGATGATATTTGTTTTAAATACCGATTGGGGCCAAGCTTTCATCGCGACCGGAGATAATCGGCAGATGGCAAAATCACTCGGCGTTAAGACAGACCGGATGGTTATTATGGGCTTGATGATCTCTAACGGCATTGTGGGAGTGTGTGGAGCTTTAATTGCTCAAAGTAACGGTTATGCCGATATTAATATGGGAATTGGGACGATCGTTATAGCTCTAGCTTCAATCATTATTGGAGAAGTACTATTTGGCGAGTTAACTTTACCGCAGCGTTTAGTGGCTGTTACTCTGGGCAGCATTATTTATCGATTGCTTCTGTTGGTAGTTTTACAATTAGGGTTCAAAGCAGATGATTTAAATCTTATTTCTTCTATTGTACTGGCACTTTGTATGTTACTGCCGCAGTTAGAAAAGCATTTACGAGTGAAAAGTACAATTATGAAAGGAGTACGCCATGATGACTAA
- a CDS encoding class I SAM-dependent methyltransferase produces MKNEQYYTAQPSSKDEEFSFNRDLAGFNFKFYSNNGVFSKNTIDFGTQTLISTVDQLPIFPKKILDLGTGYGPIALFAAKHFPKAQILASDVNERALDLAKKNFIANDLTEHIDVIESSLFDQIEDNFDLVLTNPPIRAGKTIINTLVEDSYQHLNLDGNLILVVQKKQGEPSLKRKMEDVFGNCEILKRNKGYYILSSKKKSSAV; encoded by the coding sequence ATGAAAAATGAACAATATTATACGGCACAGCCTTCCTCAAAAGATGAGGAGTTTTCTTTTAATCGAGATTTAGCTGGATTTAATTTTAAATTTTATTCTAATAATGGAGTTTTCTCGAAAAATACCATTGATTTCGGTACTCAGACATTAATTTCCACCGTTGATCAATTACCGATATTTCCTAAGAAAATATTAGATTTAGGAACTGGTTATGGGCCAATTGCCCTTTTTGCGGCAAAACATTTTCCAAAGGCACAGATTTTAGCCAGCGATGTAAATGAAAGAGCACTTGATCTTGCTAAGAAAAATTTTATAGCAAACGATTTAACTGAGCATATTGATGTGATCGAATCTTCGCTTTTTGATCAAATAGAAGATAATTTTGATTTAGTTTTGACAAATCCGCCAATTAGGGCAGGGAAAACAATAATTAACACGTTAGTTGAGGATAGCTATCAACATCTTAATTTAGACGGAAATTTAATTTTGGTCGTCCAAAAGAAGCAAGGCGAACCATCTTTAAAGAGGAAAATGGAAGATGTTTTTGGTAATTGTGAGATTTTAAAACGAAATAAAGGTTACTATATTTTAAGTTCAAAAAAGAAATCATCGGCGGTGTAA
- the trpX gene encoding tryptophan ABC transporter substrate-binding protein: MKRMLALIGVLLVFLGFAFFNEGGSTKAGSMPRVGVLTLMHHPALDQIQEGFTKGMKEEGYVDGKNVKIDYQNAQGDQSNLKTMATKLVNENSEVLFGITTPASQSLANLTKKIPIVMGAVTDPRSAGLVTNYEHPGSNITGVSNMSPIKDQLKLIKEFMPDLKTLGVIYTSSDSSATAEYKQIVKTAKEMKVPIKVYSISNSNDLNQVSQEMLQKVDAVMVPQDNVIAGAMQTLVKNADAVNKPIFPAVDTMVKQGGVAAYGINQYKLGLLGGHLTASILKGKNKPSTTAIRYIKHGEAVLNLKQAQKLGIKIPARFLEEAQKEGKVFK; the protein is encoded by the coding sequence ATGAAACGAATGTTAGCTTTAATTGGCGTGTTACTTGTTTTTTTAGGATTTGCTTTTTTTAACGAGGGGGGCTCCACTAAAGCGGGATCAATGCCTCGAGTTGGAGTTTTGACTTTAATGCATCATCCGGCGTTAGATCAAATCCAAGAAGGTTTTACTAAAGGAATGAAAGAAGAAGGCTACGTTGATGGAAAAAATGTCAAAATTGATTATCAGAATGCACAAGGTGATCAAAGTAATTTAAAAACGATGGCAACAAAATTGGTTAATGAAAATTCTGAGGTTTTATTTGGTATTACGACCCCAGCTTCACAATCATTAGCCAACCTTACCAAGAAAATTCCGATTGTGATGGGGGCAGTAACTGATCCTCGATCAGCAGGATTAGTCACAAATTACGAACATCCTGGCTCTAATATTACCGGCGTTTCTAATATGTCTCCAATCAAAGATCAATTAAAGCTGATTAAAGAATTTATGCCTGATTTAAAAACTTTAGGAGTTATTTATACCTCAAGCGACAGCTCAGCAACCGCTGAATATAAACAAATTGTCAAAACTGCTAAAGAAATGAAGGTTCCAATCAAGGTTTATTCTATTTCCAACAGTAATGATCTTAATCAAGTTTCGCAGGAAATGCTGCAAAAAGTGGATGCGGTCATGGTTCCGCAAGATAACGTAATTGCGGGGGCAATGCAGACATTAGTGAAAAATGCAGATGCGGTTAATAAACCAATTTTTCCAGCCGTTGACACAATGGTCAAACAAGGTGGAGTGGCAGCTTATGGCATCAATCAATATAAGTTAGGTCTCCTTGGAGGTCACTTAACTGCTTCCATATTAAAAGGTAAAAATAAACCGTCAACTACGGCCATCAGATACATAAAGCACGGGGAAGCAGTTCTTAATTTAAAGCAGGCTCAAAAATTAGGGATTAAGATTCCCGCACGATTTTTAGAAGAGGCTCAAAAAGAAGGGAAGGTATTTAAATAA
- a CDS encoding FAD-dependent oxidoreductase encodes MKVAVIGCTHAGTFSAQQILTQHPDAEVTVYEKNDTLSFLSCGIALWVGNNVSDPKKMFYSSPEALSKLGATMKMEHEVTDVNLDSKTVTAKDLKTGEVNTDSFDKIVITTGSKPVVPNLPGIHGSKVYQCKNWDDAKRIKEITEKVSSAVVIGAGYIGAEIAEQLSVINKQVTLIDGLDRVLANNFDQNITDRIETEYKNHGVKLALGEMVKGFKEDGDQITVETDKGSYTADIAVLAIGFLPRTELFKDQVEMLPNGAIITNEYMETSKKDVFAAGDASSVFYNPTGKADYIPLATNAVRQGILVGNNIEKPTVKYMGTQATSAVELYGYALAASGLNAAGAKKRNVEIESVSIEPDYRPDFMLTTTKVLCTLYWDPDTRRVLGGSFLSKHDISQAANVISLAIQNKMTIDELAMVDLFFQPNFDQPINYIGAVAAEAAAKK; translated from the coding sequence ATGAAGGTTGCAGTAATTGGATGTACTCATGCCGGCACTTTTTCGGCTCAACAGATCTTAACTCAACACCCGGATGCAGAAGTTACAGTCTATGAAAAAAACGATACGTTATCATTTCTTTCTTGTGGAATTGCTCTTTGGGTGGGTAACAACGTTTCAGATCCTAAGAAAATGTTCTATTCAAGCCCGGAAGCTCTAAGTAAACTGGGAGCCACTATGAAAATGGAGCATGAAGTCACAGATGTTAATCTAGATTCAAAAACGGTCACTGCCAAGGATTTAAAAACTGGAGAAGTCAACACTGACTCTTTTGACAAAATCGTAATTACTACTGGTTCTAAACCGGTTGTACCTAATTTACCGGGAATTCACGGCAGCAAAGTTTATCAGTGCAAAAACTGGGATGATGCCAAAAGAATCAAAGAAATCACAGAAAAAGTTTCCAGTGCAGTAGTTATTGGTGCTGGATACATTGGAGCAGAAATTGCAGAGCAACTTTCAGTAATCAACAAACAAGTCACTTTAATTGATGGATTGGATCGCGTTCTTGCTAATAATTTTGATCAAAATATTACTGATCGCATCGAAACTGAATATAAAAATCACGGAGTTAAACTTGCTCTTGGTGAGATGGTAAAAGGTTTTAAAGAAGACGGCGATCAAATAACTGTGGAAACTGATAAAGGGTCATACACCGCAGATATTGCTGTCTTAGCAATTGGATTTTTACCACGAACCGAACTTTTTAAAGATCAAGTAGAGATGCTGCCAAACGGGGCAATCATTACTAATGAATACATGGAAACAAGTAAAAAAGACGTCTTTGCAGCCGGTGATGCAAGTTCAGTATTCTATAACCCTACTGGCAAGGCCGATTATATCCCATTAGCAACCAATGCGGTTAGACAGGGAATCCTTGTTGGTAACAATATTGAAAAACCAACTGTTAAATATATGGGAACACAAGCAACTTCAGCCGTTGAACTATACGGATATGCACTTGCTGCCAGTGGTCTAAATGCCGCTGGTGCAAAAAAACGCAACGTTGAAATTGAATCAGTATCAATTGAACCTGATTATCGACCTGATTTTATGCTTACAACTACTAAAGTTCTTTGTACTTTATATTGGGATCCAGATACCCGCAGAGTTTTGGGTGGATCATTCCTTAGTAAGCATGATATTTCACAAGCGGCAAATGTGATTTCACTCGCAATCCAAAATAAAATGACAATTGACGAATTAGCAATGGTTGATCTTTTCTTCCAGCCAAACTTCGATCAGCCGATAAATTATATTGGGGCCGTTGCAGCTGAAGCTGCCGCTAAAAAATAA
- a CDS encoding RluA family pseudouridine synthase produces the protein MRLNFNIQENDQDQKISKYLRLQGISRRILKRIKYHGGEIVVNGKDQRSDYRLQVNDQLEIDIPDLAGSDNIVKINEPITILYEDEYFLAANKPPFLPSIPKRGDSLDNVSSRVKYYLYQKYGTDYAMHLITRLDADTSGVILFAKNSLAHSLFFKQKTSQTVKKEYFAVTMGQIERDCLLLLPLGRSPEFFLRRVISDQGKSSMTLLQVEKNYQEATSLRVRLYTGRTHQIRAHLSAINHPIFGDELYGGDRNLINRQALHCEKLVFVHPFTQEKIVINAPLPDDLTDLLNNFSPV, from the coding sequence ATGAGATTAAATTTTAACATTCAAGAAAACGATCAAGATCAAAAAATTTCAAAATATTTACGATTGCAAGGGATTTCCCGTCGGATCTTAAAGAGAATTAAGTATCACGGTGGAGAAATTGTTGTTAATGGTAAAGATCAAAGAAGCGATTATCGGTTGCAGGTAAACGATCAGTTAGAAATTGATATCCCAGATTTAGCTGGATCCGATAATATTGTAAAAATAAATGAGCCGATAACAATTCTTTATGAAGATGAATATTTTTTAGCTGCTAATAAACCGCCTTTTTTGCCATCAATTCCCAAAAGAGGGGATTCGCTGGATAACGTATCTAGTCGAGTTAAGTATTATCTTTATCAAAAATACGGAACTGATTATGCGATGCACTTGATTACTCGGTTAGATGCTGATACCAGCGGGGTAATTCTATTTGCTAAAAACTCCTTAGCCCATAGCTTATTTTTTAAGCAAAAGACCAGTCAAACTGTGAAAAAAGAATATTTTGCAGTGACAATGGGGCAGATCGAACGTGATTGTCTGCTTTTACTTCCGCTAGGGCGTTCGCCCGAGTTTTTTTTGCGTCGGGTTATTAGTGACCAAGGGAAAAGTTCGATGACCCTGCTGCAGGTTGAGAAAAATTACCAAGAAGCAACAAGTTTGCGGGTAAGGCTTTACACCGGGAGAACTCACCAAATTAGGGCGCATTTAAGTGCAATTAATCATCCGATTTTTGGAGACGAGTTATACGGTGGCGATCGTAATTTGATTAACCGTCAAGCTTTGCATTGCGAAAAACTAGTTTTCGTGCACCCTTTTACGCAGGAAAAAATTGTAATTAACGCTCCGCTGCCGGATGATCTAACTGATTTATTAAACAATTTTAGTCCCGTGTAA
- a CDS encoding YitT family protein — MKWIKKISFLDLFMILIGGSIFAWGLTNINIPNKLADGGVSGIALIFKALFNVNPGISVLLINIPLFIIGYRFLGLKSLIYTFWGIITFSGSLSFWGMFKMAPNLHHDQLISAILAGILGGFGSGIIYRFGGTTGGTDVVARIFEDKFGVPMGQSLFALDVIVLLCSLVYVNIVQMMYTIIYSFVFMELVNFTEQGSYTGKVFMIFTDKTEEMVNEIMNSLGRGATIIKAIGGYTGKPQNIVYVVVDPSEMNDVREIINKIDRKSFVSIYNAQEQIGEGFTFNRPHRSIFKVGI, encoded by the coding sequence ATGAAGTGGATTAAAAAAATTAGTTTTTTAGATCTATTTATGATTTTGATCGGTGGTTCAATATTTGCTTGGGGATTAACTAATATTAATATTCCTAATAAATTAGCAGATGGGGGAGTCAGTGGGATTGCTTTAATTTTTAAAGCTCTCTTTAATGTTAATCCAGGGATTTCAGTTTTGTTAATTAATATTCCTCTTTTTATTATTGGATACCGATTCCTAGGTTTGAAATCTTTAATCTATACATTCTGGGGGATCATTACTTTTTCCGGTTCTCTATCATTTTGGGGCATGTTCAAAATGGCTCCCAATCTTCATCATGATCAATTAATATCGGCAATTTTAGCCGGTATTTTAGGTGGTTTTGGATCTGGAATTATTTATCGTTTCGGAGGGACCACTGGCGGAACAGATGTAGTGGCAAGAATTTTTGAAGATAAATTTGGAGTCCCAATGGGACAATCACTTTTTGCCCTTGATGTAATAGTTCTTCTATGTTCTTTAGTCTATGTTAATATTGTTCAAATGATGTATACAATTATTTATTCATTTGTTTTTATGGAGCTGGTAAATTTTACAGAACAAGGTTCATATACTGGAAAAGTCTTTATGATTTTTACAGACAAAACTGAAGAAATGGTTAATGAAATCATGAATAGTTTAGGACGCGGGGCAACTATCATTAAAGCAATTGGAGGATACACAGGTAAACCGCAAAATATTGTTTACGTAGTAGTTGACCCGAGTGAAATGAATGACGTTCGAGAAATTATAAATAAAATAGATCGAAAGTCTTTCGTTTCGATCTATAATGCTCAAGAACAAATTGGAGAAGGATTTACCTTCAATCGACCACATCGTTCAATTTTTAAAGTTGGAATTTAG
- a CDS encoding copper homeostasis protein CutC translates to MLYEACIENLTNLKDVIKKGAKRIELCDNLTVGGTTVSHGVMKYGIQYAHENQVSVAVMIRPRGGEFIYSDQEINIMEDDLFQAQELEADSVVFGALTNDGKIDQSAMEQLIAASSGMETVMHMAFDHISGDKIAAIDELKKLGIDRILTHGGLMDTNINDNLSTIKSYLKAADNQIQILPGGGITTQNRDQIAAETGAKQLHGTKIV, encoded by the coding sequence ATGCTTTATGAAGCATGTATCGAAAATTTAACTAACTTAAAAGATGTTATTAAAAAGGGTGCTAAAAGGATTGAATTATGCGATAACCTTACAGTAGGCGGCACTACCGTTAGTCACGGGGTTATGAAATACGGAATTCAATATGCGCACGAAAATCAAGTGTCGGTTGCTGTAATGATTAGACCTCGAGGGGGAGAATTCATCTATTCTGATCAAGAAATTAACATTATGGAAGATGATCTCTTTCAAGCTCAAGAACTTGAAGCTGATTCAGTGGTATTCGGAGCACTTACAAATGATGGAAAAATCGACCAAAGCGCAATGGAACAGCTAATTGCGGCTTCCAGTGGAATGGAAACAGTAATGCATATGGCCTTTGATCACATCAGCGGTGATAAAATCGCAGCAATTGATGAACTAAAGAAATTAGGTATCGACCGAATTTTAACTCATGGGGGACTAATGGATACTAATATTAACGATAATCTCTCAACGATCAAAAGCTATCTAAAAGCCGCAGATAATCAAATTCAAATTCTACCCGGCGGCGGCATTACAACACAAAATCGAGATCAAATTGCCGCAGAAACGGGAGCAAAACAATTACACGGGACTAAAATTGTTTAA
- the tadA gene encoding tRNA adenosine(34) deaminase TadA, whose protein sequence is MDQDEFWMREALAQAQIAKSKDEVPIGAVVVYNNQIIGKGYNRREIDENALAHAEMIAISNACKKIGFWRLIDCDLFVTIEPCPMCAGAIINSRIRKVTFGASDPKAGAIESLEHILDNEKFNHHVEYQGGVLEAECQQIIKDFFHEIRLRKKDEKNSL, encoded by the coding sequence ATGGATCAAGATGAATTTTGGATGCGAGAAGCATTAGCCCAAGCACAAATTGCTAAATCTAAAGATGAGGTCCCAATTGGCGCGGTGGTGGTTTATAACAATCAAATCATCGGGAAAGGTTATAATCGAAGAGAAATCGATGAGAATGCTTTAGCCCATGCTGAAATGATTGCAATCAGCAACGCCTGTAAAAAAATAGGATTCTGGCGTTTAATTGACTGTGATTTATTTGTTACGATTGAACCTTGTCCCATGTGTGCCGGCGCAATTATCAATAGTCGGATTAGAAAAGTTACATTTGGTGCCTCAGATCCGAAAGCAGGGGCAATTGAGAGCTTAGAGCATATTTTGGATAACGAAAAATTTAATCATCATGTTGAATATCAAGGAGGAGTTCTTGAAGCAGAATGTCAGCAGATAATTAAAGACTTTTTTCATGAGATCCGTTTGAGGAAAAAAGATGAAAAAAATTCCTTATAA
- a CDS encoding DUF3862 domain-containing protein, which translates to MNNYENNNKIPKRNLNQTDNPSSMEPENNPNQQNNFEVIPPNDKPKKAFYKKWWFWLLTILVIAAIAVTVFLLLNKKPNTENSKKESSSSKVVKKAKKKSKAKKNSASSTTASSTSKSSIQGSQPANGNKQNSNSAISKTGSALEVFSAIKLGDTAQNGTGGDTVADLKKKIGEGYKEDSINYQGKDATKVSWGTVIGITEGSGTMIIGVKNGTDYRVVSKTSVGISSDTKRDKITLLQFNQLQTNGLTGEKAVQLLGQPNAMTESHIGGKVFTSYTWNTNLQGDKNAFLTISFTDGVATAKNQQGLK; encoded by the coding sequence ATGAATAACTACGAAAACAACAACAAAATTCCCAAAAGAAATCTAAATCAAACTGATAATCCATCGTCTATGGAGCCTGAAAATAACCCAAATCAGCAAAACAATTTTGAAGTTATACCACCAAATGATAAGCCTAAAAAAGCTTTTTACAAAAAGTGGTGGTTTTGGCTGTTAACAATCCTAGTAATTGCCGCAATTGCAGTAACTGTTTTTCTGCTTCTCAATAAAAAGCCAAATACAGAAAATTCCAAAAAGGAATCTTCTTCTTCAAAAGTAGTTAAAAAGGCAAAAAAGAAATCTAAGGCTAAGAAGAATTCTGCTTCTTCTACAACTGCTTCTTCAACTTCAAAAAGCAGTATTCAAGGCTCTCAACCAGCAAATGGAAATAAACAAAATAGTAATTCCGCAATCAGCAAAACGGGCAGTGCTTTAGAAGTATTTAGTGCTATTAAATTAGGCGATACTGCACAAAACGGCACCGGCGGAGATACTGTTGCCGATTTAAAGAAAAAAATTGGTGAAGGTTACAAAGAAGATTCTATTAATTATCAAGGAAAAGATGCTACAAAGGTATCGTGGGGAACTGTAATTGGCATTACTGAAGGATCTGGCACAATGATAATTGGGGTAAAAAATGGCACTGATTATCGAGTAGTTTCCAAAACAAGTGTTGGAATCTCAAGTGATACTAAACGAGATAAAATAACTTTACTTCAGTTTAATCAATTGCAAACAAATGGATTAACAGGTGAAAAAGCTGTGCAATTGCTTGGACAGCCTAACGCAATGACTGAATCTCATATTGGCGGCAAAGTATTTACCTCATATACTTGGAATACCAATCTTCAGGGAGATAAAAATGCTTTTCTCACAATCAGCTTTACAGATGGTGTTGCGACTGCCAAAAATCAGCAGGGATTAAAATAA
- a CDS encoding ABC transporter ATP-binding protein: protein MTNPILELKDVSTVVNQGTSREVIILNHVNLQINEGDFITIVGTNGAGKSTLFNVISGMLPVSSGQVLHLGKDITKLSEEAHPEFLSRVFQDPKMGTAPRMTVAENLLLAVNRGQRRFLKPRHLKTHLNEFRELAATMNNGLEERLNTATGALSGGQRQALSFLMAVIKRPDVILLDEHTAALDPHTSASLMAATDQHIVDDKLTALMITHQLEDAIKYGNRLLVLNQGQIEADFRGDEKQNLTTEKLYEYLEH, encoded by the coding sequence ATGACTAATCCAATTTTAGAATTAAAAGATGTCTCAACTGTTGTAAATCAAGGAACTTCGCGAGAAGTTATAATTTTAAATCACGTTAATCTACAAATTAATGAAGGTGATTTTATTACAATTGTTGGAACCAACGGAGCTGGAAAATCGACGCTTTTTAATGTTATTAGTGGGATGCTGCCAGTTAGTTCGGGTCAAGTACTTCACCTTGGAAAAGACATCACTAAACTATCAGAAGAAGCACATCCAGAGTTTCTCAGTCGCGTTTTTCAAGATCCAAAAATGGGAACCGCTCCAAGAATGACCGTAGCTGAAAATTTATTGTTGGCAGTAAATCGGGGACAGAGAAGATTTTTAAAACCGCGTCATTTAAAAACTCATTTGAATGAATTTCGTGAATTAGCAGCAACAATGAATAATGGGTTAGAAGAACGGCTTAATACGGCAACAGGTGCTTTGTCAGGAGGACAGCGCCAAGCACTTAGCTTTTTAATGGCAGTAATTAAACGGCCGGATGTAATCCTGCTGGATGAGCATACAGCAGCGCTTGATCCACATACAAGCGCATCATTAATGGCCGCAACTGACCAGCATATTGTTGATGACAAATTGACTGCCCTCATGATTACGCATCAATTAGAAGATGCAATTAAGTACGGGAATCGACTTTTAGTTTTAAATCAAGGTCAAATTGAAGCCGATTTTAGGGGAGACGAAAAGCAGAATTTAACAACTGAAAAACTATATGAATATTTAGAGCATTGA
- a CDS encoding YigZ family protein, with protein sequence MKKIPYKSLAEDRATGEFTVKKSRFIGDLFLVHDEEEATEALKIVQQEHRDATHICYAYILNEDVEKMKSSDNGEPQGTAGAPILNALQKNELTNVLATVTRYFGGIKLGAGGLIRAYGKGVTVAIEEANLAIYDFFTVAQIKVSYSDHDAVKYFLKQNEIPILDEQFSEVVTLQIQLKKSEADNFNNQLANRFNGRYALTVIAERILPTLIS encoded by the coding sequence ATGAAAAAAATTCCTTATAAAAGTTTAGCCGAAGATCGAGCAACGGGAGAGTTTACAGTTAAAAAATCCCGTTTTATTGGTGATCTTTTTTTAGTACATGATGAGGAAGAAGCAACTGAGGCTTTAAAGATTGTTCAGCAGGAACACCGAGATGCAACTCATATCTGTTATGCCTACATCTTAAATGAAGATGTTGAGAAGATGAAATCATCTGATAATGGTGAACCACAAGGTACCGCAGGGGCGCCAATTTTAAATGCGTTACAAAAAAATGAATTAACTAATGTTTTGGCAACGGTGACGCGTTATTTTGGCGGAATTAAATTAGGTGCAGGAGGCTTGATTAGGGCTTACGGCAAGGGCGTAACTGTAGCAATTGAAGAGGCGAATCTTGCAATTTATGACTTTTTTACAGTGGCGCAAATTAAAGTTAGTTATAGCGACCATGATGCAGTTAAATATTTTTTAAAACAAAATGAAATTCCAATCTTAGATGAACAATTTTCAGAAGTGGTTACACTTCAAATTCAGTTGAAAAAAAGTGAAGCAGATAATTTTAACAATCAACTCGCTAATCGGTTTAATGGACGTTACGCACTGACAGTTATTGCTGAACGCATACTTCCGACGTTAATTTCATAA
- a CDS encoding GTP pyrophosphokinase — MIKDWNSFLLPYGVAVEEMKVKLRGLRKQYLEYDSESPIEFVTGRVKPVDSILEKMQRRHIDEEHLEEEMQDIAGLRIVVQFVEDIYEVVELIRHREDMTIVEERDYVKYNKASGYRSYHIVIEYNVEMINGPKKILAEIQVRTMSMNFWATIEHSLNYKYQGQVPPDVAKRLERSAEVSFQLDQEMSEIRSEIRETNPRKEHD; from the coding sequence ATGATTAAAGATTGGAATTCATTTCTTTTACCTTATGGAGTAGCAGTTGAAGAGATGAAAGTGAAATTACGCGGATTACGCAAACAATATTTAGAATATGATTCAGAGTCGCCAATCGAATTTGTGACTGGGCGCGTAAAACCAGTCGATTCGATTTTAGAAAAAATGCAGCGACGGCATATCGATGAAGAGCATTTAGAAGAAGAAATGCAGGATATCGCGGGTTTAAGAATTGTGGTCCAGTTTGTTGAAGATATTTATGAAGTTGTGGAATTAATTAGACATCGAGAAGATATGACGATTGTGGAAGAACGCGATTATGTGAAGTATAATAAAGCTTCAGGCTATCGTTCTTATCACATTGTGATTGAATATAACGTCGAGATGATTAATGGACCAAAGAAGATTTTAGCTGAGATTCAAGTGCGGACAATGTCGATGAACTTTTGGGCAACGATTGAACATAGCCTTAATTATAAATATCAAGGACAAGTACCGCCGGATGTGGCGAAAAGGCTTGAAAGATCAGCAGAAGTCTCTTTTCAGCTGGATCAAGAAATGTCAGAAATTCGTTCAGAAATTCGTGAGACTAATCCGCGGAAGGAGCACGATTGA